The Pseudorca crassidens isolate mPseCra1 chromosome 16, mPseCra1.hap1, whole genome shotgun sequence genome includes the window CAATAACAAATaactagttattttttaaaaggggtgGATGTGAAACAGAGATAATACTTACAAATCTaatttttccaagaaaaataGTACTGCCCCCCCTTCCATGAAGTTAAATTATAATTTCTCTCTTGAATATGATATACAACTGTTTTAAGTAAGAATGAAACAGAAGCATGAATTTAGACATGTACCAAACTCTGTATGATGTACTAATATACACACAGTATTTTTGATAACACTCACAATACTGGATGTTGTCCTTCACTGCTTATTAGAATTCTGAGAAACACTTTTTAGCAACATATATTCATACCACTGCTTAACTAAATGGGgacatataaatacatgaattgtaaaagaaaaaaactctcaaaagttatttaaaggagaaataagaaGAAGAGTTTCAATCATCCACCTTTTTGAAGCTGCAGTAAAAGGTATTATATGGTTTATAATACTTGTCACAATGTAGTAAAATTCCAATTTTCccataaagattttaaaagaaaaacattttgttcCTTGCAAATAACTTTTCTCTTCCCTAACCTTGGCAAGACTAATTATTAGTGCCCTTAATGTCaagacttttgttgttgttgttgtccatTTCAATGATCTTTTTCAAGaagtattttgaaatatgtatataaatgggAATTAAAGTGAAAATCTGCTTTTGGAATACAATGATTCTAAACCATTTTACTTCTAAGAAGCACCTTTTGATATGCTGGTCTGAACTTTTAATATAAAACCGAAACAGTACTTATTTCTGTAGAATTTTCTCCAGTTTTAATAACTTCATACATAGCAATACTAAGGATATCGACCTGTGCTTTCTAGATTTTTGAAAGTGTTCTAATAATGTAATGAGTTTAGATATGGCTCATTGTTAAGGATGGGTGGACAGAGATTTCACAATAAATTGGCTACAGAAAGCTAACTAAACTTGTAATGACTGAATAATGGTTTGCATTTTGCTTAAGCCAAATAGATGTTTAAGCCACGTACCACCACATTCCCTGCTTAACATTCCTaagtttctttattctttatagttttctaaaGAACAAATAATTAGTTTTCCTGAGTAAGATTATAAAAAAGTTAACCCTTCTACCAAAagtataaagacaaataaaatgtaGACTCACAATACAAATTTTTTACACAGCATTACAAGTGCAGAGTTATTAACTGCTGCTCTTCATTATGATTGCCCCACTCCTTTAAAAGATTGCAGCAAAGGATTCAATTGTCTAAAATACTCTGCAGTACAGTAATTAAATGCTTTAGCCCATAAACATATCCCTCATCTACTGTGTTGCTAGGGAACACATGAGCAAAGTCTATCATTCGCACTTCTACTTCCGCAATCTCTTGACAACCAGTGGGAAGATGGTAGAAGACTTTTTCCAGTTGGGAAAGTACGTTTCCGTTTAAATGTTCCTGTGACATGCTTTTCCACCCATTGTCTTGCTCTATATTTTCAACTTTCAACGAAGTCTGACTGTGATGCTTTTTTGAATACATTTTTCTGTGGCGAGCATACATTTTGGACAAGCTTTTGCCCACTGAAGCCTCTATTTTTCCATTCGCTGTGGAACTTAACACATGAAAGTTATTATTGTACTCTAGTACATCTGTGTCTGAGAGCTGTCCTTTGGACAAAAACTTTTCTGCTAAAGTTCTGTCATTCAATTTTGCAGTAGTTGGCTGAGATGAACCTTCataaacaaacagtaatgaacttGCATAAAAGTTAAGCTGCTTCTGGCTTTTAAACCACTGCAGAATATTCTCAATCTTCTGAATACTGGCAGCAATAGCATCTTTTCTTAAGCAGAATCCATTATGAAAAAAACGGGAGACtcctataaaaaggaaaatactagCATTATATTGAAATTATGAAATAACTATCACTTGGGAAGTAATCTCATCTTAGATACAATTCTTTAATTTTCTCCCATCAGCCCCTGCAATTAAGTGAACAGATAAGAATTCTAGTCAAACACAAAGTCTTGGAACTCAACTTAATTTCTGGTGAAGATGTTCTTGCTAGATAACATATAAATGACACATATGTAACATGAAATACCTTATTTAGACAAAAAATTTACTACAGGTAGACTGCTAGTTTAGTGCTCTCTCTATACATTCTCTTAAGGAACAGGATTCCAAGATTTGCTTCATTTGCTATGAGGAATTTTACAGTAAGATTACATATTTGTTAGAATCACATTCAAGAACTAATCTAGAACCTTGAGTCAAATCATAACCAATTTTAATGATGTCAACAGCCTGTTACCAAAATACCAAACCATAACTGTACTTAATTTATGTTCtcgaaaatatttattaaatcagtCTTTTCACAAAAGTTGAGCTCACTTTGGGGACTAGTACTACTCCAAGTTGAGTATGTTATTCAAAATTGAGACGTTTACATGTTTTAACCTATCAGATTAGGCctcttataaaattatttatgcatattttatcaTATTGGGGAATTTATGGATACATGTAATTAAATTTTGCTGTTCCCCTACTTCGGGACAGAAACTGCTAAAAAATAGTCATATTAGcctgagaaatattttaataaagagccaatctggggatttccctggcaatccagtggttagggctccatgcttccactgcaggggacatgggtttgattcctggtcagggaaataagatcccacaatctgtacagcatggccaaaaacaacagCCAATCTGAATATTAGCTTGCTATTGGTTAAGTATACCAAGGCAAATACTAATTGTTAAGGGCACACTATAGATGATTATTttgtatacataaaataaaaattcttcaaacTATTTACATCACTCTTAAGTTCTGCCCCATCTTGGATAGAgctaataataaactttaaaagaatattatttctgGAAATCTGTGCTATCACTGCTTTTATAATATCTTGgccataaatattttagaagcATATATGTTAAGACTTTATTGTGAACTGAATCATTATACCAAAGGAGAATTAAAACTGAAATCactttagaattattttgatAACTGTGTAGTAATAAAAGCAGTAAAGTATGGTTTTTCAATCCTTACCATCCTTTAGAGTTTCTTTTGTTAAGCTTCTTCCATAGTGCTGGTTTTGTGTCTCATAGCTATCAGAATGAACATGATAAACCTGTCAGAAAAAAGCACTGAATATTAAACACTAATACTCCTTGACCCAGGGCTGGGCGTGAGGAGCAGTGGACGGaatcccagcaatgcaaggatggTTAAAGATGGGAAGATCTACCCATATAATTCATTCTAATGgagttaagatgaaaaaaaaaaatcatattgtcTTATCATGCTGAAAAGGCATTTAGCAAATTTACATCCACTATCAAtgaaaactctttaaaaagacAGATGAGTACTTCCAATATGAAAAGAATTATCCATCTCAATCCACCAAAAGTTAGCCTCAAGTTTAAAGTAGAAATAAGGAAGCATCTGTcctaaaatacaagaaacttccACAAAAAGTACTTTACCACAATGTgttttatcatcattattaccTAATATTGTTCTGGAGTTTCTAGCAAATGCAAATagataagagaaagaaataagaggCATAATAATTTGAAAAGGCGGCAACAAAAATATTACTCTTTGTAGATAATGGTTGTATATtggaaaatcaatttaaaaactaacaaaaacaataaaaacttgAAATGGTGACAGTACAAATTAGTAAACAGAAAATAAGCTTTCATATATACAAACAACTGGCTAGAAATGTAATGAAAGACCCTACttacaaatcaaataaaaaagaaataaaacacaggaaTAAACTAAAAAAGCCTAAGATCTATATAAAGACATCTTTAAAACACCCCTAagatatacacataaacacataccCATGTTCTCAGAAAGGAAGATTCAACATCATAAAAGATATAATTAATCTAGAAGTAAAATCAGATTATAATAAAACACCAACAATTATTTTAATCATATAAGCTAATTTTAAAGTTCATATAGAAAATCAAGAATTGCTAAGGAAAATCCAAATAAGATCAGTAAGGAGGGACTAACCTTGCCATCCTActagatattaaaacatattttatttatactttttccaactttattgaggaataaatTACAAGTATAATTGTATATacttaaagtatacaatgtgattatttggtatacatatacattgtggaatgattactaagatcaagaaaataaacacatgcatCATCTCATACAGTTAACTCATTTTTAGTGTATGTATGCAGTGTATGTATGCAGTGAGAATGCTTAAAACCTACTCTCAGccaatttcaagtatacaatatcatattaactatagtcaccatagttatgtatgtatgtatgcagtGAGAATGCTTAAAACCTACTCTCAGccaatttcaagtatacaatatcatattaactatagtcaccatgctatacattagttcctcagaacttattcatcttataactgaaagtttgtaccctctgacctacatctccccatttcccccttccctAAATCCCTGGAAACCCCCAttctattctgtttctatgagatCAGCTTTgtcttttgggtttctttttttgactCCACGTATAAGTGCTACcacacagtatctgtctttctttgGCTGGCTTATTGcatttagcacaatgccctctGGTTTCATccatatttccttctttctcatggctgaatgatattccattgtttaaagaggcacatcttctttatccatttatctgtagacaaacacttaggttgtttccatatcttggctatcgtgaatattgctgcaatgaacataggagtgcagatatctctttgggaTAGTAATTCcattaaaacatactttaaagTCAAAAACATGAGAAGCTTGTATGTGATAATGGTATTTTAAACCAGTAGAAAAAGATGGATTATTATTAAATGGTGTTAGTATGATTAACTAGTGATCTGGAAAAAATAGGTTGTATTTATAACTTATACCAGGATAAATTCCAAATACATCAAAGatcaaaatgagcaaaataaaatgcCTCCCCACCCCAAGATAGAAGAATCCTTGAATAACTAATAACTAGGGAAGGCATTTCCAACTAAAACTCAAAAATTTCTACCACAtacaatatgttttttaaaatgttcatagtgTTTTTGCCATTCAGAAATTGAAAGACAAACAGAGAAAAGGTATTTGAAATTTATATGATGAACAAAGGGCATGTTTACTCTTATGGGAAAATGAACAACATATCTGAAGAGTTCACTGAAATCAAACAGCTCTTAAACATACCAGGAACACAGCCTACCCCAAAATTGTGGcaaccaaaaatgcctccagacactgccaaatgaCTCCCTGGGGAATAAAACTGCCCCTGGTTcaaaaccactgctctagataTCAGGCAGACTGCCAATATCTACCACAATTATAAACGCATACAAGCTCAGCAATTCCCCTCTAGGAGCTTATCCCATAAATACCCTAGCACACTGGTGGAATGAGGTAGATCTCCGGTTAGTCATTTGTAACATTACTTGTAagagcaaaagactggaaacaagtCAAAGGATCCATCAAAGTAAAATGGTTAAACTATAATACTGTGCCACTATGGAAAAATCTTCATGatatgttaaacaaaaaaaaaaggcaagatacagaacagtgtTCAAAGTAGGTAGGTTTTGCAATAAAGGAATACATATATGCAGCATTTActtgtatatgtttaaaatactTCTGGAAGGatacactggagaaaaaaatcactataatATAGTATCCTGTGTGCAAAGTGACTTCTCACTGTATATATTTCTATACTTTTTGGAGTTTGAGCCATATAACAATGTAGCtcatcaaattttaattaaatatttttaagaagcatTAAGAATACActgctttagggacttccctgctggtccacgTACTCCCATGCAGGCGACCCgaatttgatccctggtcagggaattagatcccacatgccacaactaaagatcccatgtgtgCCACAACTCAGACCCGgcaaagccaaataaataaataaatatttaaaaaaagaagaaaaagaatacactGCTTTAGAAACTGATATTTTATAACTTTCAGTCTGATATGGCTAATTACCATCTATCTCAAATGCTTCACTTTATTCAAAAAGTTAAATTAGCTTTCCGAC containing:
- the IPMK gene encoding inositol polyphosphate multikinase isoform X4, which codes for MRFPFTEGILQHPDGTVLKQLQPPPRGPRELEFYNMVSEVYAADCTDGVLLELRKYLPKYYGIWSPPTAPNDLYLKLEDVTHKFNKPCIMDVKIGRKSYDPFASSEKIQQQVSKYPLMEEIGFLVLGMRVYHVHSDSYETQNQHYGRSLTKETLKDGVSRFFHNGFCLRKDAIAASIQKIENILQWFKSQKQLNFYASSLLFVYEGSSQPTTAKLNDRTLAEKFLSKGQLSDTDVLEYNNNFHVLSSTANGKIEASVGKSLSKMYARHRKMYSKKHHSQTSLKVENIEQDNGWKSMSQEHLNGNVLSQLEKVFYHLPTGCQEIAEVEVRMIDFAHVFPSNTVDEGYVYGLKHLITVLQSILDN
- the IPMK gene encoding inositol polyphosphate multikinase isoform X5, giving the protein MRFPFTEGILQHPDGTVLKQLQPPPRGPRELEFYNMVYAADCTDGVLLELRKYLPKYYGIWSPPTAPNDLYLKLEDVTHKFNKPCIMDVKIGRKSYDPFASSEKIQQQVSKYPLMEEIGFLVLGMRVYHVHSDSYETQNQHYGRSLTKETLKDGVSRFFHNGFCLRKDAIAASIQKIENILQWFKSQKQLNFYASSLLFVYEGSSQPTTAKLNDRTLAEKFLSKGQLSDTDVLEYNNNFHVLSSTANGKIEASVGKSLSKMYARHRKMYSKKHHSQTSLKVENIEQDNGWKSMSQEHLNGNVLSQLEKVFYHLPTGCQEIAEVEVRMIDFAHVFPSNTVDEGYVYGLKHLITVLQSILDN
- the IPMK gene encoding inositol polyphosphate multikinase isoform X3; translated protein: MATEPPSPLRLEAPGPPEMRTPPAGETSREGTLKPAGGRLRFLNGCVPLSHQVAGHMYGKDKVGILQHPDGTVLKQLQPPPRGPRELEFYNMVSEVYAADCTDGVLLELRKYLPKYYGIWSPPTAPNDLYLKLEDVTHKFNKPCIMDVKIGRKSYDPFASSEKIQQQVYHVHSDSYETQNQHYGRSLTKETLKDGVSRFFHNGFCLRKDAIAASIQKIENILQWFKSQKQLNFYASSLLFVYEGSSQPTTAKLNDRTLAEKFLSKGQLSDTDVLEYNNNFHVLSSTANGKIEASVGKSLSKMYARHRKMYSKKHHSQTSLKVENIEQDNGWKSMSQEHLNGNVLSQLEKVFYHLPTGCQEIAEVEVRMIDFAHVFPSNTVDEGYVYGLKHLITVLQSILDN
- the IPMK gene encoding inositol polyphosphate multikinase isoform X1; translated protein: MATEPPSPLRLEAPGPPEMRTPPAGETSREGTLKPAGGRLRFLNGCVPLSHQVAGHMYGKDKVGILQHPDGTVLKQLQPPPRGPRELEFYNMVSEVYAADCTDGVLLELRKYLPKYYGIWSPPTAPNDLYLKLEDVTHKFNKPCIMDVKIGRKSYDPFASSEKIQQQVSKYPLMEEIGFLVLGMRVYHVHSDSYETQNQHYGRSLTKETLKDGVSRFFHNGFCLRKDAIAASIQKIENILQWFKSQKQLNFYASSLLFVYEGSSQPTTAKLNDRTLAEKFLSKGQLSDTDVLEYNNNFHVLSSTANGKIEASVGKSLSKMYARHRKMYSKKHHSQTSLKVENIEQDNGWKSMSQEHLNGNVLSQLEKVFYHLPTGCQEIAEVEVRMIDFAHVFPSNTVDEGYVYGLKHLITVLQSILDN
- the IPMK gene encoding inositol polyphosphate multikinase isoform X2; translated protein: MATEPPSPLRLEAPGPPEMRTPPAGETSREGTLKPAGGRLRFLNGCVPLSHQVAGHMYGKDKVGILQHPDGTVLKQLQPPPRGPRELEFYNMVYAADCTDGVLLELRKYLPKYYGIWSPPTAPNDLYLKLEDVTHKFNKPCIMDVKIGRKSYDPFASSEKIQQQVSKYPLMEEIGFLVLGMRVYHVHSDSYETQNQHYGRSLTKETLKDGVSRFFHNGFCLRKDAIAASIQKIENILQWFKSQKQLNFYASSLLFVYEGSSQPTTAKLNDRTLAEKFLSKGQLSDTDVLEYNNNFHVLSSTANGKIEASVGKSLSKMYARHRKMYSKKHHSQTSLKVENIEQDNGWKSMSQEHLNGNVLSQLEKVFYHLPTGCQEIAEVEVRMIDFAHVFPSNTVDEGYVYGLKHLITVLQSILDN